A segment of the Ruegeria sp. AD91A genome:
ACCCTGACGTTCCGTGATCGTGCGCACGAAGTTTCCCGCATCCAGCAAAGACCCGTGTGTGCCGGTATCCAGCCAGGCAAAACCGCGCCCCATGGTCTGCACATCCAGCAAACCTTCGTCCAGATACATCTCCAACAGCGACGTGATTTCCAGCTCGCCGCGATCTGACGGTTTGACCTCAAGCGCCCGGGCCGGAGCATCGCCATCCAGAAAATAAAGACCCGTCACCGCGTAGTTCGACGGAGGTACCTTTGGTTTTTCGACGATCGCGCGGGCTTTGTTTCCTTCGAAATCCACAACGCCGTAGCGTTCGGGATCAGCGACCCGATACGCAAAAACCGTACCGCCGCGCTCCAGTTGATCCGCCTCGAGCAGCAGGTCCGGAAGGCCATGTCCGAAGAAAATGTTATCACCCAGAATCAATGCAGACGGGGCACCATCCAGAAAATCCTCGGCCAGTGTATAAGCCTGCGCCAGACCATCAGGAGACGGTTGCACAATCCAGGTCAAGGACAACCCGTATTGACTGCCATCCCCCAACAGGCGCTGAAACTGATCCTGATCCTGAGGGGTGGTGATGATCGCGATTTCGCGGATCTGCGACAGCATCAAAACACTCAGAGGGTAAAAGATCATCGGCTTGTCGTAGATCGGCAGCAACTGCTTCGATATCGCCATGGTAATCGGGTAAAGCCGGGTTCCGGACCCACCGGCAAGAATAATGCCTTTGCGCTGCATAATCTGTCCTTTCAAGGTTCAGCTGGTCGCTGACTTCAACTCGCTCAATATCTCGGCCAGTCCAGCTTTCCAGTCGGGCCTGTGAATTCCGAACACATTTTCAAGCCGCGAACAATCCATACGTGAGTTCAGCGGCCTGGGCGCAGGCGTTGGGTACGCTTCGGTTGGAATATCTTCGATCTGAACCGACAAGCCGGATTGAGAAACAATTTCACGGGCGAAATCCGCCCAGCTGGCATCGGGTGCACCGGAATAGTGGAACACGCCGCCTTTGGCTTCAGGGCCGGCCTTGGCCATTTCAAGCAAGGTGTCGGCAATGTCGGCAGCAGGTGTTGGCCCACCGATCTGATCTGCGACAATGGTCAGCTTGTCACGGGTCTCTGCCAGTCGGATAATGGTCTTTACAAAGTTCTTTCCGTGGGCCGAAAAAACCCAGCTTGTGCGCAAAATGGCGTGCTGTCCACCAGCCGCTGCAATCTGGCGTTCGCCGTCCAGTTTGGTTTGACCGTAGGCTCCCAACGGCCCGGTCGGATTATCGGTGCTCCAAGGGGTCGTTCCAGAACCGTCAAAAACGTAGTCTGTGGAAATATGCAGAAAGGGCAGGTCTCGGGCCGCGGCGGCACGCGCCATTGCTCCGGGTGAATCTCCGTTGATCCGCTTCGCCAGCTCTCTTTCTTCTTCGGCCTGGTCTACGGCAGTATAGGCTGCTGCATTGATGATCACGTCCGCATCCGTGTTCCGGATGGCTTCTGCACATTGCGTCGGATCCGACAAATCCGCCGCGGCGCGATCCAGGGATTCAACCAAGACATCATGTGCCTGTCCGCGACGTCGCAACTCGGTCGCCACCTGCCCCCCGCGGCCGAATACCAGCGCCTTCATTTGGCAACACCCAGTCGCTCACCCACACCGCTGCGGGCCTGCAGGGCGTTTAACCACGCGCTGTTGTCCAGATACCACTGGACTGTCTGTTCCAGACCAGTTTCAGGCGTATAGGAAGGGCGCCAGTTCAGTTCCGTGCGAATCCGGGTCGGGTCAATGGCATAGCGCTGATCGTGACCGGGGCGATCAGCGACGAACGTGATCAAATCCGCATAGGGAGTTTCACCCGGCTTGAGGCGATCCAGAATTGCGCATAGCATTCTGACAAGATCAAGATTGGTCATCTCATTCTCGCCACCGATGTTGTAGCTGCGGCCCAGTTCGCCCTTTTCGAGAACCAGCAACAGGGCTTCGGCATGGTCGTCGACGTGCAGCCAGTCGCGAATATTGTCACCATTCCCGTAAATCGGGATCGGTTTGCCTGCCAGCGCGCTGAGGATGACCACGGGGATCAGCTTTTCCGGGAACTGGTAAGGGCCGTAATTATTGGAGCAATTGGTAAGAACCACTGGCAGGCCGTATGTTTCACGCCACGCCCGCACGAGATGATCCGATCCCGCTTTCGAGGCCGAATAAGGTGAGTTCGGCTGGTATGGGCTGTCTTCGGTGAAAAACCCAGTTTCACCCAAGGATCCAAAGACTTCATCGGTTGAAATATGATGAAACCGGAAATGCTCGGGTCGGCCTGCACCCACCCAATAGGTGCGTGCGGCTTCCAACAATACATAAGTACCGGTCAGGTTCGTGTCGATGAACGCTGCCGGGCCATCGATCGAACGGTCAACATGGCTTTCAGCGGCCAGATGCATGATCGCGTCGGGCTGGTGCGTGTTCAGAATTGCCGACATCGCGGCCGCATCCCGGATATCCGCATGTTCAAAAACGTATTCCGGCACATCTGCGACAGCGGCAACATTGTCCAGACAGGCCGCGTAGGTCAGGGCATCGACATTGACGACCGAATGCCCATCGGCAATCGCGCGACGGATAACGGCAGAGCCGATAAAGCCCGCCCCGCCCGTAACCAGAATTTTCATTGTGTGCCCTCGAATACGAAAGGTGATTCAATTTCGCGCAGAAGTGGTGCGTTCCGATCTTTCTCGGACAGCTGGGGTTCTGAATTGTTCTGTGGCCATTTAATGCCGATATCGGGATCGTCCCAACAAACCGCACCTTCAGTTTCCGGCGCGTAGGTATCAGAACACTTGTAGACGATCTCGGTCTCCGGCTCCAACGTCACAAACCCATGCGCGAATCCCACCGGAACCAACAGCATCCGCCCATTCTCGAAACTCAGTTCTTCACCGACCCAGTGACCATAGGTGGGCGAGCCTTTGCGGATATCGACCGCGACATCAAACAGCCGCCCACGACCGCAGCGCACCAGTTTAGCCTGCGCCTTTGGCGGAGCTTGAAAATGCAGTCCGCGTACCGTGTTCACCGTGCTCGAAAGGGAATGATTGTCCTGAACGAATTGCGTATGAATCCCTTGTGCCGCAAAGCCGTCGGCATTGTAGGTTTCCTCAAAGAACCCGCGATGATCGCCAAAACGCTTCGGGGTAATCAGTTTCACTTCCGGAATGGAAAGCGCCAATATTTCCATTGTTACTAGTTTTCATCTCTGTGTTGAAGTCTCGGCCTGCTATGTCACATTTGCTCCACCGACGCCAAGACCTATGTTGTCCGATCAGCAATTTGAGCGGCTTATCGGTTCTAAAGGTCAGGCGATTATCACAGGCAAATTGCGATTCTGGTAGAATCCATTGAAAATACTGGGCCATCTCCACATGAAAACACAGGGATGGAACAGATAAAGAAGCCGCAGGCGCGACAACGCTTGGGCCGAAACCAAAAGCACCACGATGTGGTATGGCATTCGAGCGCTGAGCCTGGGACGTGTCAATTTGGCCGTAAAAGCCAGCCAGTGCCATCCTGTTTATAGAGTTACAAACCTTGCTTCACCCGAGACGTCACTCGACGTTCAGGTCGCTTCGAGATTACCCAATAAGATAGACGTCATGTCCGCGTTGATAACCCCATCCAAGGCCACAGCATCGATACCCGTTTGATAGGCTACATCGTCCTTGGTTATTCCGGAAAGGTCCGCGTTTTCATCCAGAAATACCCATTCAGGGTCATGGGCCGTGGGCTGTCCGACGGCGGCTTGCAAAATTGCAAGAGCATCCAGGGCGTTCACGGTGCCATCCCTGTTGACGTCTGCGGCTATCAGGTTTTCCGCGGTCGCTGGACCCCATGTCGGATCAAGACCAACCGAGATACGCAACACTTGCAAAGCGTCCAGCGCGTCAATCTTCCCGCTTGCCGTGGAATAGTGTTTGGTGATGTCAAGCACTCCGGGAAAGGTGCCATCCGGCAATTCCAGGTCAAACCGCCCCTGATCACCTGCGGTAGCGGATACCGTACCCCCGCCGTCTGGCGTGAACCGGATTTCCGCGTCCGTTAGCCCCGGATTTGCGGCCTCGCTGTCCACCGTAATCTGCCCGACCAATCCATCAGAGCTGCCCGGTGTCTGCCCGCCCAAGTCCCCGAAATCTACCGGGATGTGATCCGGTCCGGCGAAGCCTGCGCCAAAGATATCCGTGCTTGTCAAAGCGCCGCCCGAGGCGGATTGGACCTGCACGGTCTCGCCACGATATTCGATCTGAGCCCCGTTTGCCGTGCTGGTAAAGGTCAGTTGCTGAGGCGACCGCAACAGAAGGTAGTCGAACATATCCAGTCGATCCAGGCCCGCCTGAAAATCGGTTATTGTGGTCAGACCACTACCGGACTGCATCACGAAGATGTCGGCCCCTGCACCACCCGACATCGTCGTCGCACCCTTCCCCGCGATGAGAATGTCGTCTCCGGCGCCTCCCAGTAGGGTCGTGTCCAGAATACTGCCGCTCAGGATATCGTCCGACGCACTCCCGTTCACCGTACCGAACCCTTTTCTTACCGCACCCAGATCATCAACCGGAACAGTCAGGACAGTCACTCCGGCATCCTGTTGCGATGTTACGAAAATTTGCAACTCATCACCCACATGCGCAACGCTGATCGATTCGACATTCTGCAACCCACTCGCCACCGTGTCCGCGAAACTGTCCAGATGAACCAGTTGACCTTCGAGTGTCAGAGTGAACAGAGACAGGCCATCATCGCCGCCGCCTGCAACCACAAAGACCCGCCCGTTCACGTCTATGACCGCCAGATCCTGAACCGATTCAAACCGCGTATGAAGCGTATCAAGCACATGGTCCGTCGTCTTCAAACTTTCATCGCTGTTCAATTGAAGAACACTGAGAGAGTTGCTGCCGGACCCCGCCACCACAACCCAGGATTTACCGTATGCCTCTACGGTCTCGACATCCGTTGGGGTTGAAACACCAAGGGTTCCGAGTGCCGAATCATTGTTGATCTCGGTTAGCGTGCCGGTGCCGGAGTCGATGCGGTACGTCGCGACAGAGTTTGTTGCCGCGTCACTTGAGATCAGAAAATGTTCCGAACCCGACCGCAATGTCTGCATGGCATCCGCTGTGCCGGCAATCAAACCCGCAAGACTGAGCGTCCCGTTCGCGTTCACATGATAGGTTCCGATATTGTCGGTATCCTCATGCGCCATCGCAAGGACATCCGAAGACCCAAGTGAAAACTGTACGATGGCCGAGATATCTCCGCCTCCGTTGAGCGTTCCTGTTTCTTTCAGGCTACCGATCGTTCCGTCCGCGTTCACGTCATACCCGACCAGGCCCACGGCAGTGTTGATATCGAGCGCAATCTGCTCGGTTCCCGCCAGCGTTATCGGCGTGGCACTGCGCCCCACCTGGAAGGTGATCGAACCGCTGTAATATTCTGTGTCAACCAGCTGCGGCAGGGCACCTTCGGCCAACCGCCAGACTGCGACGCCGCCACCCGGACCGGTCACCGTGTAGAGATACGTATTCCCGTTAAGCGTTTTTAAAGCCGTATCGCCGATACCTGAATCGAGCGCCGTGCTCCCCGTTGCCACTACACTTTCGAACTGAAGCATCACAGCCATCACCTCACACGCCACCCCTGGCAGTTACGGCAAGATGACCAGATGAGCAGACCGAAACCAAAGCAGAATTGTGGTGAAAACGAGAAGTTCGGTTTCAGTTTAACTCAATTTTTTCAGGTCCGATCGCAACGGCAACAAATGGGAAAGACAGATGAGCAAAACGCCAAACAGCACATCCTTTCCTGTTGCGATGATCGCGGACACCACATGCGAGGGCAAGATGACCATAGCACCTGAGGCCAACAATCGTCCGGCGGCTGACTCAACGGACGGAGATCGCAAATCTCAAGTTCAACAATGGATCAATGGAAAGCTTGGTCGTTGGGCGGGTCGAGGCGCGGCTGGCGGCCTTATGTCCACATTGATGGCTTTGCCCGCGTTGTCGCAAGCAACCGTCGAGGAGCTGTACGCCTTCCAGTTCGCAGAAACAATTCCGGGTGTGCGATCCGCCAAACTGCTGAAAAACGGCGATGTTCTTCTGAAAATGGCTGACGGTCGGACGATGATCGTGGCGGCGGAAAACGTACAGGTTTTGGACAGCGGCGCAATCATGATCGCAGAAGAGGCGGTTGCCGAAATCGCCCAGTTCAGCGCAGCTGAAGCCGGAGCGGCAGCTGGTGGAATCAGCGGTACAGGGGCTGCACTGGGTGGCCTTGGTCTGGCCGGTGCGGCTGCCGCCGCAGGCGGAGGTGGCGGTGGCGGCGATTCCTCTGAACCCGTCGCGCCAAAGCCTGAACCCCAACCCCAACCAGAACCGAGCTACACCAGCCTGAACCTGGCCGAACTTCAGGCAACGGCATTGAACAGCGCCATTACCAAAGCCGCCGCTCCTGAAGGAACATCGACAGTTGAGGTCACGATAGGTTCGCTTGTCAAAAGCGTAACGCCCAGCGATGACGGCAGTTGGAGCGTTTCTCTCACTGCTGCCGAAGCAAATGCGCTTCCGCAAGGCGTCTCTACGGTGACAGTCAGACATCTGGACGATTCAGGCACGGAACTGTCAAGCGAATCCGTTCAGTTCGATATTGATACAATTCCACCAACCCTGTCGATCACCGGGTTTTCCGATGGCGTTGTTTTGAATTCGATCGAACAGGCAACAGATCTGACAGTCACCGGAACGACCGATGCAGAAGACGGACAGACCGTCACCGTCTCAATGAATGGGCAAGACTATTGGGGCACGGTATCCAACGGACAATGGAGCGTCACTGTCCCGGCGGCAGACCTCTCAGCCCTACCTGATGGCTCGGCGATTGACGTAACCGCTGATGTTGCCGACGCGGCGGGAAATTCCGCACCACAGGCTAGCGGTAGCTTTGATACTGATTTTACTGCACCAACTGTTTCTCTGGATCCCGTGGCTGGCGGCTCGATAGAACTGATCGACGTAGCCGGCGACCTGGCCTTGACCGGTTCCACCACGGCAGAGGACGGTCAGACCATCATCGTTACGTTCAACGGACAAGTGCATACAGGCACCGCTTCTGGCGGAAGCTGGAGTGTAACGATCCCCAATTCCGATCTGGGCAGTCTTTCCACCGGAGTGCCCGCATCGATTCTGGTTGCCGTCGAAGATGTGTCGGGCAATCCGGCAGTGCCGCTTCTTGTATCGGTTCCCGTGGACCTGGCCGGCCCTTCCATTTCGATATCACCGCTTCCTGTTGGTTCCGTACTGAACGCAACCGAAGCCGGATCCGACTTGACCATCAGCGGGTTGACGTCAAATGTTGAGGATGGTCAGCAAGTTACCGTAACTCTCGATGGTCAAACATATTCCGGAACAGTATCCGGCGGGGCCTGGAACGTGACTGTACCAACTGGGGATCTGGCGTCTCTGCCGGATGGGGGCAACTTCTCTGTTACAGCGGATGTCGACGACGCCAGCGGCGTGACGGCACCGCAGGCTGAAGTGACACTTTCCAAGGATGTGACCGCGCCGACACTCAGCATCGACAGTTTCTCGGACGGAGCTGTCATGAACGCATCCGAGCGGACTACAGATCTTTCCATCTCGGGAAGCACGACAGCAGAAGACGGTCAAATCGTAACTGTCAGCTTGAACGGGCAGTCCTATACTGCAACGGTTTCTGGAGGCAGCTGGAGCGCGACTGTACCTGCTTCGGATCTGACAGGTCTTTCTGACGCGGCGTCCATCACCGTAACAGCGGATGTCTCGGACGCTGCCGGGAATCCAGCTCCACAAGCCAACAACAGCTTTACCACCGATTTCACGCCACCGACGATTGGAATTTCAACCGTATCCGACGGGGCTGTCATGAACGCCGTTGAACAAGGAACCGACCTGACGGTGTCAGGAACTTCCGATGCGCCGGACGGAACAGTTGTTACCGTCGAGATCACGCGCACTGACGGCACTACGGACGTTACCGGAACGGCAACGGTAACCGGGGGCATCTGGACCTATACGGCAACCGTGACAGATTTGTCTGCCCTGCAAGACAACGAGACTTACAATATCAATGCGTCGATCTCGGACGCAGCGGGAAACAACAATCAAACCACAACAAGCTTTGCCACTGACTTCACGGCACCTTCAATAACCATAAACAGTCTGCCTGTGGGTGCCGTGTTGGACGTGACCGAGAGGGGCGTGGATCTTGCAATCTCGGGCACAACCACGGGTGAAGATGGCCAGACCGTTTCGGTTACATTCGGTGGGCAAACCTATACAGGCGTTGCATCAAATGGGTCTTGGGCAGTTACCGTTCCCACCAGTGATCTTGGACTGCTCTCTGACGGAACGACCTATTCCATTTCCGCCACTGTTGACGATCTTGCCGGAAACAGCTCCGCAGCCGCGAACAGCTCACTCTCCACAGACTTTCGCCCCTTGTTGACGTTGAACGATATCGGGGTCAACAATTCGATTGCTCTGGACGATGCTCAAACCTCCGGTATTACCCTCAGCGGTTCATCCGCCGGACTGACAAACGGCCAGTCGGTGGATGTCACATTGAACGGAACTTCGGTCGGATCAGCAACGGTGACCGCAGACGGATCCTGGACATTGTCTGTCGCAGCGTCTGACTTTTCGGCTGTAGAGGCAGGTGAAGACCTTGTTTTTTCGGCGCAGGCGACAGTTGCGGGTGGGCCAGATCCACTGCCAGTCTCCGAGCAAGCCGTTGCGCACGAACCCGCCGCTTACGTGATCTCTGAAGTCGGGCGCACAGGATCTACGGTGACGTTCGCAATCTACGCCGAAGCCGAACGCGATATCTCCAGCGGTTTGGCTTTGACGGCAGAACTCGAATTTGACTCTTCAGTTGCCACATTCAACAGCGCGTCGGTTTCGCAAAACAACGCCTTCGATTTGTTTTTGGCCAGCCAGGGCGCCGGGGACACGATGAATTTAGCCGGCGCCGCGACAACCTTTACAGATCTCTCTCAACCGCTTGTCACCTTCACGATGACAATCCAGGACGTCAGCCAGCCTATTGAGCTGACAATCAAAACGTCTGATGGCGGACCATCGACAGTTCAGTTTGGCACCAATAGTGATGACACACTCGTCGCCGCGAATACGGACACCATCACTCGCGGCGGTGATGGCGACGATACCATTGATGTTTCTGCGGCAGGACGAGACATCGTCGTCTTCGAAGCAGACCCGACCAGCAATGGTACAGACACTGTGACTGGCTTCACGATTGGCCCGGCTGCGGATATAACCGACGCACTGATGTTCCACGGGCTGGACACCAATACACTTCGCGGTGATGGCACCGGATTCGAATTGCTTTCCGCTGGCGACACGTTGGGCACAAACACCGGATTTGTCGGTCTTGACACAGTACTCACCGACCTCAACCCCAGCACAATCGAAGCTGCTGTCGAGGGGTTCGCCGGAGCCATGGCAGGCGATGAGCTTTACGTGATGGCAACCGACGGAACAAACAGTGTTTTGGTCAAGGTAGATTTCCAGGCGCCGGACGATGCCAGCGTTGAAACCGTGGCCACGTTCCAAGACCTGAGCGATCTGAGCGGCCTGACCGCAGATAATATCCTGCACACCGACCCAACTGGGGCAACGGCTTAACCCGACCCGGCGTACGAACGGACGGAATTCAACATCAAGAGGTGGTTATGGCACAGAATGGCTTAACTCCAGTCAGTATTCGACGACATGGTCATCGGTTCTGGAAGAGGTTTACCTCATTCGATTTCGCGCGAAATATGGTAGATTGCCCCGTTGTTGAAGCCGAAATTCTTCAGGCCGCAGCCACTTTTCCAATCATTTTTCGGAAATCTGAATACGGGTATTACCCAATGGCTGTTTTATCCATGCAACCAGACCCGCCTACACCATTTGTATCGGCGCAGGGCAATTGGCTGGCGACTTACGTCCCATCCGCTTTGCGCTGCGCTCCGTTCCGGCCCCAACTGATTAAACCGGACGGCGACGGCAGCGACGAGTTGCTTGTCGACGAAACGTCCGGGCTCATCACTGACAATCCGGATGACGAAGTATTCTTCGACAAATCAGGGCAACTTTCGCCAGAACTGAAAAAAGTCGCAGCTTTCTTTCGCGCTCTGAAAGAGTCGATGAGATACACAACTCATCTATGTCGTGTTCTTGCTGACATGGGATTGTTTAGTCCGCTTACCTCCTTCCAGGGGGTTGAGGTCCCATGCGGGCATTATGGCGTCAAGCAGAACACTCTGGAGAAAATTCCCCGGGCGCACTTGTCACTGCTTACGTCGAATGGGGGCTTGCGACTGATTCACGCTCATCAGATTTCGCTGACCCATTGTATTTGGCTGGCACATGCACATACCCGCGCGCATCGAGTAACTGATGGTTCTCTGACACAAAAGACCACCGGTGTTTCAGGGTTTTTGGACGCGTTGGTTGCGGCGCAACAGAAAGAAGAAGCTATGGACCGTTGCAGGCAGGAGGGTCTCCATGCGTTCCAGTAAGGCAAATCTATCTTGGGTTGCGTTCGCTGTGTTTGCGATACTGCTGTCCGCCTGCACACCCCCTCCTGATTTGTCTTCTGTGGCAGTATCCTTTGCACCCGGGACCACCGGTGCCGGTGCAACAAAGCCATCGGCAGAACTTAGTCAAAGCGCGTTCGGGCAACGCGTGCGCCAGGCGGTAGAGACAAGCCCGACACTGGCACAAAGCGATACCAGAATGGATGTCGCATCAGCCAATCAAGATGCAGCTGAAGGCGCATTTCTTCCGCAGATATCGTTGGGGATAAATGCGCGGTCTGAACGGGTTGAATCGGATATTGCAGATGTTTCACCTTATCTGAGAATCTCGCAATTGGTTTATGACGGTGGGGCCGCATCAGGGGATCTGACGGCAGCGCGAGCACGCGTTATGGAAAGCCGGGGTGATCAGATTCAAGCGGCATCGGCCACGGCGCTGGCGGCCGTTGAGACCTATGTACTTGTCCTTGATCAAAGGAAGATACTCCGTATCGCAGCCGACAATGTCTCGGTCCATGAAGAACTGGTACGTCAAATTTCAGACCGTACAGCGGGTGGGGCGGGTTCAAATGCAGATGTTCTGACCGCTCAGTCCAGAATGGCAGATGCGCGCACAAGACTGGCGGATGCACGAGCACGAACTGATCGGGCCGAAGCGCGATTCCGCGAAGTGTTCGGGAATTTTCCCGGCTTATTACCCCCACCCGTGCCCGCTCCTCCGCTGAATAGAAGTGACGCCCAGATTGTGATGAACAGCCCTCAGATACGCAGGGCTGACGCTGGCTTGCTGGCGGCCAAAGCCGAGTGGTCAGCAGCTCAGGCACGGCGTAAACCGAACGTTCGGGTCGCAGCATTTGCCAACCAGGATGACACTCGGGATGCAAATTTCGGCGTGGATCTTTCATTCAACTACGAGTTGGATAGTACTGGTCAACGCCGTGCCGCCATCGCAGCAGCTGAAGCGGAAGTGAAAGAAGCGGAATTTGCACGAGAGCAATTGGTTCGCGAAATCATGCGGGAACTGGGCTTTATTCGATCCGATCAAAAAGCAGGAGCGGAAAGACTGCGTGCGGCCCGTATTGCGGCGACCGCCAATGCCGACAGTGTAACAGCATCCCGCGCGCAGTTCTCAATTGGGCGTCGCAGCATGATAGAAATCCTGGACGCTCAGCGCGATTACGTAAATGCGCAAGAACGCCTGATCCTGGCCGAGCAGAGCTTTTTTCTGACCAACTACGCAGCTCTGAGCCTCACCGGAGACATTTTGGATCTGCTCGGCATATCGCCCGGCAATTGGAGCGAGGAGAAATGAGCACGTTGAAATCAATGCAAGACCGCCCACGTTTGACAAGCTTCGAAGCCTGCCTTCTGAATATTGCCGCTACACTTGAACGCCCCCTGACCCTCGCAACAATACAGGCGGCACAGACAGGCGCAGACGGGGATCTGACAATTCGTGACATCGTCGCCGTAGCGCAAAACACTGGTTTACAGGCGGGATATGGCGAGCGGCACATTACGAAATTTGACGAGACGTTGGCTCCAGCCTTGTTGCTGATGGTCGAAAACAAGGCTGTTGTGTATCATGGCCGGGCAAAAAACGGGGCCTTGCTGGTCTTTGACCCGGATCTTGGTGAAGGAATCGGTGAAGTCTCGGAAGAACAGTTGACTGAAACCTACACCGGTTACGCAGTCTTGTTCCGCCGAAATTATACAGATGAATTGGACGCTGGTAACGCGCCTTGCCGCGGTCATTGGTTTTGCGCGGCACTATCCGCCAATCGATGGACTTACATTCAGGTCGCGCTCGCTGCGGCGCTGGCAAACCTTCTCGGCTTATCGACGTCAATTTTCATTATGGTCGTCTATGACCGTGTGTTGCCCAATGAGGCAACCGAATCGCTCATTGCCTTGACGGCAGGCGTGGCTCTGGCGCTTCTTTTTGACTTCGCGCTAAAATTGCTGCGGGCAGCGTTTATCGACAAGGCCGGGCAAAAAGCCGACTTGCTCATGGGTCGGCGAATTTTCGACCAAGTTCTGAATATCCAGATGAAGTCGCGCTCGGGTTCTACTGGCGCTATGACCAGTACCATTCGTGAGTTCGAGACCCTGCGCGAGTTCTTCACGTCCGCAACGCTTGTTGCTGTCGTTGATCTGCCGTTCATCGGGTTGTTCATATTTGTGATTTATCTGGTCGGCGGGCAACTGGCATTGGTCCCGGCTCTGGCAGTGCCTGTGGTTCTGCTGACGGGTTTGGCGGTGCAGCCGATCCTGTCTCGCATGGCGGAAAAAAACCTGGCTGACGGGCAATCTAAACAATCAGTACTCGTGGAAGCTGTCTCGGGTCTCGAAACGATAAAGACGACCGCTGCCGGTCGACAAATGCGTTCTCGGTGGGAGCAGGCGATAGAACGGCAATCCTCGCATGGCGCTCAGAGCCGGGCCGTTACACAATTTGCTCTCAACCTGACCGGTTTTACACAACAATCCGCTCAGGTGCTGATCGTTTTTTATGGTGTTTTTCTGATCACAGACGGTCAGACCAGCATGGGTGCATTGGTTGCCTCGGTGATGCTGACAGGGCGGGCACTGGCACCTTTGGGGCAGCTGGCTCAGACGGTGACAAGGCTTAACCAAGCCCGAAGTGCATACCGAAACCTCAACACTCTGATGATGGCGGAAAGCGAACGCCCACAAGGCCGAACATGGGTCAACCGGCCCGATTTCAAAGGAGAGATCGCCTTCAACAACGTGTATTTTTCCTACCCTGACCGAGGGGAAGATACCCTGCAAGGCGTTTCATTCACGATCAAACCGGGTGAAAAAGTGGCGATCCTGGGTCAGATAGGCTGTGGGAAAAGCACCATCGCACGCCTGATGCTGGGATTGTACGCGCCGCGAGTTGGATCTGTTACGTTCGACGGCCTTGATATCCGCCAGATCGATCCTGGCGATCTGCGCCGCAACATCGGATCTGTCCTACAGGACATATGGCTCTTTTCCGGGTCCGTCCGGGACAATATCGCAAGTGGCGCAATCCGGCCAAAAGATCAGGAACTGATCGAAGCGGGCCGCACCGCCGGGGTTGAAGATTTCGTGGCCACCCATCCAGGCGGTTACGATCTTCAACTCGCGGAACGTGGCGAAGGGCTCTCTGGCGGACAACGGCAGGCTATTGCCCTGGCAAGAGCACTCATCGGCCGCCCGCCGGTTCTCCTGCTTGAT
Coding sequences within it:
- a CDS encoding TolC family protein — its product is MRSSKANLSWVAFAVFAILLSACTPPPDLSSVAVSFAPGTTGAGATKPSAELSQSAFGQRVRQAVETSPTLAQSDTRMDVASANQDAAEGAFLPQISLGINARSERVESDIADVSPYLRISQLVYDGGAASGDLTAARARVMESRGDQIQAASATALAAVETYVLVLDQRKILRIAADNVSVHEELVRQISDRTAGGAGSNADVLTAQSRMADARTRLADARARTDRAEARFREVFGNFPGLLPPPVPAPPLNRSDAQIVMNSPQIRRADAGLLAAKAEWSAAQARRKPNVRVAAFANQDDTRDANFGVDLSFNYELDSTGQRRAAIAAAEAEVKEAEFAREQLVREIMRELGFIRSDQKAGAERLRAARIAATANADSVTASRAQFSIGRRSMIEILDAQRDYVNAQERLILAEQSFFLTNYAALSLTGDILDLLGISPGNWSEEK
- a CDS encoding Ig-like domain-containing protein, yielding MSKTPNSTSFPVAMIADTTCEGKMTIAPEANNRPAADSTDGDRKSQVQQWINGKLGRWAGRGAAGGLMSTLMALPALSQATVEELYAFQFAETIPGVRSAKLLKNGDVLLKMADGRTMIVAAENVQVLDSGAIMIAEEAVAEIAQFSAAEAGAAAGGISGTGAALGGLGLAGAAAAAGGGGGGGDSSEPVAPKPEPQPQPEPSYTSLNLAELQATALNSAITKAAAPEGTSTVEVTIGSLVKSVTPSDDGSWSVSLTAAEANALPQGVSTVTVRHLDDSGTELSSESVQFDIDTIPPTLSITGFSDGVVLNSIEQATDLTVTGTTDAEDGQTVTVSMNGQDYWGTVSNGQWSVTVPAADLSALPDGSAIDVTADVADAAGNSAPQASGSFDTDFTAPTVSLDPVAGGSIELIDVAGDLALTGSTTAEDGQTIIVTFNGQVHTGTASGGSWSVTIPNSDLGSLSTGVPASILVAVEDVSGNPAVPLLVSVPVDLAGPSISISPLPVGSVLNATEAGSDLTISGLTSNVEDGQQVTVTLDGQTYSGTVSGGAWNVTVPTGDLASLPDGGNFSVTADVDDASGVTAPQAEVTLSKDVTAPTLSIDSFSDGAVMNASERTTDLSISGSTTAEDGQIVTVSLNGQSYTATVSGGSWSATVPASDLTGLSDAASITVTADVSDAAGNPAPQANNSFTTDFTPPTIGISTVSDGAVMNAVEQGTDLTVSGTSDAPDGTVVTVEITRTDGTTDVTGTATVTGGIWTYTATVTDLSALQDNETYNINASISDAAGNNNQTTTSFATDFTAPSITINSLPVGAVLDVTERGVDLAISGTTTGEDGQTVSVTFGGQTYTGVASNGSWAVTVPTSDLGLLSDGTTYSISATVDDLAGNSSAAANSSLSTDFRPLLTLNDIGVNNSIALDDAQTSGITLSGSSAGLTNGQSVDVTLNGTSVGSATVTADGSWTLSVAASDFSAVEAGEDLVFSAQATVAGGPDPLPVSEQAVAHEPAAYVISEVGRTGSTVTFAIYAEAERDISSGLALTAELEFDSSVATFNSASVSQNNAFDLFLASQGAGDTMNLAGAATTFTDLSQPLVTFTMTIQDVSQPIELTIKTSDGGPSTVQFGTNSDDTLVAANTDTITRGGDGDDTIDVSAAGRDIVVFEADPTSNGTDTVTGFTIGPAADITDALMFHGLDTNTLRGDGTGFELLSAGDTLGTNTGFVGLDTVLTDLNPSTIEAAVEGFAGAMAGDELYVMATDGTNSVLVKVDFQAPDDASVETVATFQDLSDLSGLTADNILHTDPTGATA
- a CDS encoding SapC family protein; translation: MAQNGLTPVSIRRHGHRFWKRFTSFDFARNMVDCPVVEAEILQAAATFPIIFRKSEYGYYPMAVLSMQPDPPTPFVSAQGNWLATYVPSALRCAPFRPQLIKPDGDGSDELLVDETSGLITDNPDDEVFFDKSGQLSPELKKVAAFFRALKESMRYTTHLCRVLADMGLFSPLTSFQGVEVPCGHYGVKQNTLEKIPRAHLSLLTSNGGLRLIHAHQISLTHCIWLAHAHTRAHRVTDGSLTQKTTGVSGFLDALVAAQQKEEAMDRCRQEGLHAFQ